DNA from Kluyveromyces marxianus DMKU3-1042 DNA, complete genome, chromosome 8:
ACCGGTGGAGGATGGGATGATGTTACCGGAAGCGGTTCTACCACCTCTCCAGTCCTTGTGGGATGGACCATCGACAGTCTTTTGGGTAGCAGTGATGGAGTGGACAGTGGTCATCAAACCTTCTTCGATACCGAAAGCGTTGTTGATGATCTTGGCCAATGGAGCCAAACAGTTGGTGGTACAGGAAGCGTTGGAAACGATGGTTTGACCAGCGTACTTGTCTTCGTTAACACCAACGACGAACATTGGGGCGGTGGAGGATGGAGCAGTGATGACAACCTTCTTGGCACCAGCGTCAATGTGCTTTTGAGCAGAgtccaattccttgaaGATACCAGTGGAGTCAATGGCGATGTCGATCTTTTCGGCACCCCATGGCAAGGTAGCTGGgtctctttcttggaagacCAAGACCTTCTTACCGTCGATGATCAAAGCCTTACCGTCGTGGGAGACTTCACCGTCGAATCTACCGTGGGTAGAGTCGTACTTGAACATGTAAGCAGCATAGTCGACAGTGATGAATGGATCGTTGATGGCGACAACTTCGATGTTCTTTCTGGACA
Protein-coding regions in this window:
- the TDH2 gene encoding glyceraldehyde-3-phosphate dehydrogenase (phosphorylating) TDH2 yields the protein MVRIAINGFGRIGRLVLRIALSRKNIEVVAINDPFITVDYAAYMFKYDSTHGRFDGEVSHDGKALIIDGKKVLVFQERDPATLPWGAEKIDIAIDSTGIFKELDSAQKHIDAGAKKVVITAPSSTAPMFVVGVNEDKYAGQTIVSNASCTTNCLAPLAKIINNAFGIEEGLMTTVHSITATQKTVDGPSHKDWRGGRTASGNIIPSSTGAAKAVGKVLPELQGKLTGMAFRVPTVDVSVVDLTVKLAKPATYEEIKAVVKKASENELKGVMGYTEDAVVSSDFLGDTHSSIFDAAAGIQLSPQFVKLVSWYDNEFGYSTRVVDLVELVAKN